The following coding sequences are from one Elusimicrobiota bacterium window:
- a CDS encoding cytochrome c biogenesis protein CcdA, protein TSVFCTLPAVGVLIGYSGARKGETRGDAIRTSVYFTIGTIIALMIIGLVAGFIGQVAQSTLGRYWKLFAGVIAVLFGLATLNLFPIKIQGMSLNNDITGGRFGTALTGLVLGGIIAACSLPCNPGIFIVISAAILQGQVVWSILLMSMFAIGFSIPIGAIIMGVSLGKVSFAAKGIDKILRYTAGIILVVAGFYFLVTY, encoded by the coding sequence TAACTAGTGTTTTTTGTACCTTGCCGGCAGTAGGGGTTCTTATAGGTTATTCCGGAGCGAGGAAAGGCGAAACCCGGGGTGATGCAATTAGAACATCGGTATATTTTACAATCGGAACAATAATAGCGTTGATGATCATTGGTTTAGTTGCCGGATTTATTGGTCAGGTAGCTCAGAGTACGCTGGGGAGGTATTGGAAACTTTTCGCTGGCGTTATAGCCGTGTTATTTGGTTTGGCTACGTTAAACCTTTTCCCCATAAAAATACAGGGTATGAGTTTGAATAACGACATTACCGGTGGTAGGTTCGGTACGGCATTAACCGGTCTTGTTCTAGGTGGAATTATTGCTGCGTGTTCGCTTCCCTGTAATCCCGGGATATTTATAGTTATAAGTGCAGCTATCCTTCAGGGACAGGTGGTATGGTCAATACTTCTAATGTCAATGTTTGCAATTGGTTTTAGTATACCTATTGGCGCGATTATTATGGGCGTATCGCTTGGTAAAGTCAGTTTCGCAGCGAAAGGTATCGATAAAATACTTCGTTATACCGCAGGGATTATTCTTGTAGTAGCAGGTTTTTATTTTCTTGTAACATATTAA
- the arsM gene encoding arsenite methyltransferase, producing the protein MEAKKIKDFVRKNYAKIAVNNSFCGCNTTSKSSCCSGSSISTEDISKRLGYTDKDLGSIPSGANLGLGCGNPLALAALKPGDVVLDLGSGAGFDCFLAVQRVGETGKVIGVDMTPEMIKKAEGNAKRGGVKNVEFKLGEIEKLPVEDNSIDVIISNCVINLSPDKQQVFKEAFRVLKPGGCIWVSDIVLLGKLPKVVKESMAAYASCVSGAVLKDKYLGFITSAGFVDVKVEEETTAAIKHFVGKDIEGTVASIKVYGLKQRK; encoded by the coding sequence ATGGAAGCAAAAAAAATTAAGGATTTTGTACGTAAGAATTACGCAAAAATAGCGGTGAATAACAGTTTTTGCGGTTGTAACACAACCTCCAAAAGTTCATGCTGCAGTGGTTCCTCAATCTCAACGGAGGATATCAGCAAGAGATTGGGGTATACAGATAAGGATCTGGGAAGTATACCTTCCGGCGCAAACCTCGGTCTTGGCTGCGGGAATCCGTTGGCGTTAGCGGCATTAAAACCAGGTGATGTGGTGTTAGACCTTGGTTCAGGCGCAGGGTTTGATTGTTTCCTCGCAGTGCAGCGGGTAGGGGAAACAGGGAAAGTTATTGGTGTGGATATGACTCCGGAGATGATAAAGAAAGCTGAAGGAAACGCTAAACGCGGAGGGGTTAAGAATGTTGAGTTTAAACTCGGTGAAATTGAAAAGTTGCCGGTTGAAGATAACAGTATTGATGTTATTATCTCAAACTGCGTGATAAACCTTTCCCCGGATAAACAACAGGTATTTAAAGAAGCATTCCGTGTATTAAAACCCGGGGGTTGTATTTGGGTTTCTGACATTGTGTTACTTGGTAAACTGCCGAAGGTTGTGAAAGAATCAATGGCCGCGTATGCCAGTTGTGTCTCAGGTGCGGTACTTAAAGATAAATACCTTGGTTTTATCACAAGCGCTGGGTTTGTTGATGTAAAAGTAGAGGAAGAAACAACAGCAGCTATTAAACATTTTGTGGGAAAAGATATTGAAGGAACAGTTGCAAGTATTAAGGTTTATGGCCTTAAACAAAGAAAATAG